The Desulfuromonadaceae bacterium genome has a window encoding:
- a CDS encoding 50S ribosomal protein L11 methyltransferase, producing the protein MSLNNFPPLLIGERFRIVSPDQHPPPSARIDLIMSRGAFGSGEHETTASCLNLLSTLPALRNSRVLDLGSGTGVLALAALKLGAAHAVCVDIDADAVATARLNGHRNNLSDRLTHIHGTLNHVDSCDFDLILANIYGDILVAVARSLVDRAQPGATLLLSGILWEDNFPVRQCYERLGCTVMANRMLNEFSSVILHAPV; encoded by the coding sequence ATGAGCCTAAATAATTTCCCTCCATTACTGATCGGCGAACGGTTTCGCATTGTCTCCCCTGACCAGCATCCCCCCCCTTCCGCGCGGATTGATCTGATCATGTCGCGCGGAGCATTCGGTTCCGGGGAACATGAAACCACCGCCAGCTGCCTTAATCTGCTCTCCACTTTGCCTGCTCTGCGTAACTCCCGCGTCCTCGATCTCGGCAGCGGGACCGGCGTCCTGGCGCTGGCCGCTCTCAAGCTCGGCGCGGCGCACGCTGTCTGTGTTGATATTGACGCCGATGCGGTCGCCACCGCCCGGCTTAACGGACACCGCAACAACCTGTCCGATCGGCTCACCCATATTCACGGCACGTTGAATCATGTTGATAGCTGCGACTTCGACCTGATTTTGGCCAATATTTATGGTGATATCCTTGTCGCTGTAGCTCGCTCCCTTGTCGACCGGGCCCAGCCGGGGGCGACGCTGCTGTTGTCGGGCATCTTGTGGGAAGACAACTTTCCGGTACGGCAGTGCTACGAGAGGCTGGGATGCACAGTCATGGCCAACCGCATGCTGAATGAGTTCAGCTCGGTAATTCTCCACGCACCGGTATAA
- the ptsP gene encoding phosphoenolpyruvate--protein phosphotransferase — translation MPRRLTPLGITTLEDISALILQSHDLDETLSNIVALVAKRMRTEVCSIYLLDDEETLRLRATKGLSKRAVGRVTMKINEGLTGLAIEERRIISIEDPEKHPRYRYFKETREERFHSFVGVPLFDRNQPIGVMAIQTKLRREFSPEEISTLATIAFQVSSVVTNARLLDAINRQATENRRAMTHPDSLLPLSGPGKEDHPAAVNVFRGTVAYPGLASGAAHFLDNDIGFADVLMETGVDPESELKRLETALEKTRIQTIYLEKRVAEKLSEDDAAIFHTHLMIMEDRTFLERIKQEINNHHSALYALKKIVGEYIGIFERMDDPYLRERAADMEDIGRRLLGNLLGQEKLSLTLLTPGVLIAKTILPSDMAALDHEKVLGIVTENGEKNSHAVIMAKSLGIPALVGVKGVCDQIFPGIPVILDANSGCLYIAPNDDIVEEYQRIQVESDREQTRLDEFLDQAGVTADGTVITLRANIGLISDIGVALRNGADGVGLYRTEFPYMTSGDFPDRDNQYLLYRKVIEGFNGAPVTIRTLDIGGDKALPYFKPPREDNPFMGWRSVRVSLDNRDIFRTQVEAILMAAMHGPIKLLFPMISGIEEIRSCREVVAEACQALTAEGILATDSVPIGIMIEVPAAIQLAEEFAHEVDFFALGTNDLVQYMLAADRNNPLVNGYYDPLHPGVLRALHHVIRVARKQNKGLCLCGEMASDPLSLTVLVGMGIREFSMAAPFVPRTKAFLHQLDIKTAEEATAAVLKMAERRAIRDHLTRVTKKITDTLPHICFAAPQMNSANEPK, via the coding sequence ATGCCCAGACGCTTGACCCCGCTCGGCATCACCACTCTGGAAGATATCAGTGCGCTGATTTTACAATCACACGATCTGGACGAGACCTTGAGCAATATCGTCGCCCTGGTGGCCAAACGCATGCGCACCGAGGTCTGCTCCATCTATCTGCTCGATGATGAAGAAACCCTGCGTCTGCGCGCCACCAAGGGTCTCTCAAAACGCGCCGTCGGCCGCGTCACCATGAAAATCAATGAAGGCCTTACCGGTCTTGCGATTGAAGAACGCCGCATCATCTCCATTGAAGATCCGGAAAAGCATCCCCGCTACCGTTATTTCAAGGAAACCCGTGAAGAACGTTTTCACTCCTTTGTCGGCGTCCCGCTCTTTGATCGCAACCAGCCGATCGGCGTTATGGCTATCCAGACCAAACTGCGCCGCGAATTCAGCCCGGAAGAAATCAGTACCCTGGCAACGATTGCCTTTCAGGTTTCCTCGGTGGTCACCAACGCGCGACTGCTCGACGCAATCAACCGGCAAGCCACGGAAAACCGGCGGGCCATGACTCATCCGGACAGCCTCTTACCGTTATCCGGCCCCGGCAAAGAGGACCACCCCGCTGCGGTCAACGTTTTCCGCGGAACGGTCGCTTATCCCGGACTGGCTTCCGGAGCCGCACATTTTCTCGATAACGACATCGGCTTCGCCGACGTGCTGATGGAAACCGGCGTTGATCCCGAGAGTGAACTTAAGCGCCTGGAAACTGCCCTTGAAAAGACCAGGATTCAAACCATCTACCTGGAAAAACGTGTCGCGGAAAAACTCTCCGAAGATGATGCCGCGATCTTTCACACGCACCTGATGATTATGGAAGATCGCACCTTTCTCGAACGCATCAAGCAGGAAATCAACAATCACCACAGCGCGCTCTACGCTTTAAAAAAGATCGTCGGAGAATATATTGGCATCTTTGAACGCATGGATGACCCCTACCTGCGCGAGCGCGCCGCCGACATGGAGGATATCGGTCGTCGACTGCTCGGCAACCTGCTTGGTCAGGAGAAGTTGTCCCTCACCCTGCTCACCCCCGGGGTGCTGATAGCCAAGACCATATTGCCGTCCGACATGGCCGCTCTCGACCATGAAAAAGTCCTCGGTATCGTTACCGAAAACGGAGAGAAAAACTCGCACGCCGTCATCATGGCCAAGTCGCTCGGCATCCCCGCGCTGGTCGGTGTCAAGGGTGTGTGCGATCAGATATTTCCAGGGATACCGGTTATCCTTGACGCCAATTCCGGCTGTCTCTACATCGCCCCCAACGACGACATCGTCGAGGAATATCAACGGATCCAGGTCGAAAGTGATCGTGAGCAAACCCGACTCGATGAATTCCTCGATCAGGCGGGGGTCACGGCGGACGGAACCGTCATCACCCTGCGCGCCAATATCGGTCTGATCAGCGACATTGGCGTCGCCCTGCGCAACGGTGCCGATGGCGTCGGACTTTACCGGACCGAGTTCCCCTACATGACCAGTGGTGATTTTCCTGATCGTGACAATCAGTACCTGCTTTACCGCAAGGTGATCGAAGGCTTTAATGGCGCACCGGTCACCATCCGCACCCTTGATATCGGTGGTGACAAGGCGCTTCCCTACTTCAAGCCGCCGCGTGAAGACAACCCTTTTATGGGCTGGCGATCGGTGCGGGTGTCACTTGACAACCGAGACATTTTCAGGACTCAGGTCGAAGCGATTCTGATGGCGGCCATGCACGGACCGATCAAATTGCTTTTTCCGATGATTTCCGGCATCGAAGAGATTCGCAGCTGCCGGGAGGTTGTTGCCGAGGCGTGTCAGGCGCTGACTGCCGAGGGGATTCTCGCGACGGACTCGGTTCCGATCGGGATTATGATCGAAGTCCCGGCGGCAATTCAGCTGGCCGAGGAATTTGCCCACGAGGTTGATTTTTTCGCCTTGGGCACCAACGACCTGGTGCAATATATGTTGGCCGCCGACCGTAACAATCCTCTTGTTAACGGCTACTATGACCCGCTTCATCCCGGCGTTCTGCGCGCCCTGCATCACGTCATCCGCGTTGCCCGGAAGCAAAACAAGGGGCTCTGCCTGTGCGGCGAAATGGCCTCTGACCCGCTCAGCCTGACCGTCCTGGTCGGCATGGGGATTCGTGAATTTTCGATGGCCGCACCGTTTGTCCCACGCACCAAGGCGTTTCTGCATCAACTCGACATCAAGACGGCAGAGGAGGCGACGGCGGCGGTTCTGAAGATGGCTGAACGTCGTGCCATTCGCGATCATTTGACACGTGTGACGAAAAAAATCACCGATACCCTGCCGCACATCTGTTTTGCGGCACCGCAGATGAATTCAGCCAATGAGCCTAAATAA
- a CDS encoding sigma 54-interacting transcriptional regulator, whose product MEPITTIRERCRECYSCIRNCPVKAIKIVDNCAEIINERCIGCGKCIRLCSQSAKQITDSIEKARRLLHDSVDVVAVLGCSFPAFFHDIKPGQLVTGIRRLGFAEVHEGAFGVDLVNGPYTDIINQSGGAPILSSHCPTIVDLVERHAPQLLRNLAKIVSPMIAIGRFIKAQRSARTKVIYISACIAGKFEINAEPVAGAVDIVLTYQELRQMLNNEGIDLTRLPSTPFNGLPAKTGRTFAISGGPFQAFGVRNDHFTPDFISIEGEDGAIEIIKDLAAGRVKPRYVDIRFCSGGCISGPGRNNRLTTFSKRSHILDFVAHCKTPFSTDRCYQQPPPGLDLSRRFSNKCKRLETPGGEVIRRILEKTRKFEQSDELDCGACGYATCREYAVAVYQGLAEHAMCLPYLIKNLSEDSIKLAQKYELAQRALEDKFGDEDIVGNDQRTIETQNLISQVGPTPTTVLIRGESGTGKELTARAIHRQSLRADKPLVTVNCTTLSDNLLESELFGYKKGAFTGAGSDKKGLFEAANGGTIFLDEIGDISPKVQAELLRVIDSGEIRPVGDNRTLEVDVRLIAATNKNLENGVREGWFREDLFYRLNVFTITMPPLRNRIESLEQLVHHFLKRASKRLNKEIAGIDERAIQAMFRYPWPGNIRELQNIIERAAVLTQDNIIRFENLPVALAELIRTAERSDEYSDLRDQVKNRAGQAETELLKRCLLESGGNVTNAAQRASIPRRSFYRMLQRSGINSADFRTKNA is encoded by the coding sequence ATGGAACCGATCACCACAATTCGCGAACGCTGTCGTGAATGCTATTCCTGTATCCGTAACTGTCCGGTCAAGGCAATCAAGATAGTGGATAATTGCGCCGAAATCATCAACGAGCGCTGTATCGGGTGCGGTAAATGTATCAGATTGTGTTCTCAATCGGCCAAGCAGATTACTGACAGCATTGAAAAGGCACGGCGGCTATTGCATGATTCTGTCGATGTTGTCGCGGTCCTCGGCTGCTCATTCCCCGCTTTTTTCCACGACATCAAACCGGGGCAACTGGTCACCGGAATCCGCCGCCTCGGCTTCGCCGAGGTGCATGAAGGGGCGTTCGGTGTCGACCTGGTCAACGGTCCCTACACCGATATCATCAATCAGTCCGGAGGCGCGCCGATCCTCTCCAGTCACTGTCCGACCATCGTCGATCTGGTCGAACGGCACGCGCCGCAGCTGCTCCGCAATCTCGCCAAAATCGTTTCACCGATGATTGCGATTGGTCGTTTTATCAAAGCGCAGCGCAGCGCCAGAACCAAGGTTATTTACATCAGCGCCTGCATCGCCGGCAAATTTGAAATCAATGCTGAACCGGTCGCCGGGGCGGTCGATATTGTGCTCACCTATCAGGAACTGCGGCAGATGTTGAACAATGAGGGGATCGACCTGACCCGTCTGCCGTCCACACCTTTCAATGGTCTCCCGGCAAAAACTGGACGCACCTTTGCCATTTCCGGTGGCCCTTTTCAGGCGTTTGGCGTGCGTAACGACCATTTTACACCCGACTTTATTTCCATCGAAGGCGAAGACGGGGCCATCGAGATCATCAAGGATCTTGCCGCGGGACGTGTCAAACCGCGTTACGTCGATATCCGTTTTTGCAGCGGTGGCTGTATCAGCGGCCCCGGACGTAACAATCGTCTGACCACTTTTTCCAAGCGCAGTCATATCCTCGATTTTGTCGCCCATTGCAAAACCCCCTTTTCCACCGACCGCTGTTATCAGCAGCCACCCCCCGGGCTCGATCTGTCACGACGCTTCAGCAACAAATGCAAACGCCTGGAGACCCCCGGAGGAGAGGTCATTCGCCGCATCCTCGAAAAAACCCGCAAATTTGAACAGAGCGACGAACTTGACTGCGGAGCCTGTGGTTACGCAACATGTCGCGAGTATGCCGTCGCCGTCTATCAGGGGCTGGCCGAGCACGCCATGTGCCTCCCCTACCTGATCAAGAACCTCAGTGAAGACAGTATCAAGCTTGCCCAGAAATATGAACTGGCACAACGGGCACTGGAGGACAAGTTCGGTGACGAAGATATTGTTGGCAATGATCAACGCACCATCGAGACGCAGAATTTAATCAGTCAGGTCGGACCGACGCCAACCACAGTGCTGATTCGCGGCGAAAGCGGCACCGGCAAGGAGCTGACTGCCCGGGCCATTCATCGCCAGAGCCTGCGCGCCGACAAGCCGCTGGTCACGGTGAATTGTACAACGCTGTCTGACAATCTCCTCGAAAGCGAACTGTTTGGCTACAAGAAGGGCGCTTTCACCGGAGCTGGCAGCGATAAAAAGGGGCTCTTCGAGGCGGCGAACGGGGGAACAATTTTCCTCGACGAAATCGGCGACATCTCCCCCAAGGTGCAGGCCGAATTGCTGCGCGTTATCGACAGCGGCGAGATTCGCCCGGTCGGCGACAATCGAACCCTGGAAGTCGATGTTCGCCTGATCGCGGCCACCAATAAAAATCTGGAAAACGGCGTCCGCGAGGGGTGGTTTCGCGAGGATCTGTTCTATCGACTCAATGTTTTCACCATCACCATGCCACCGCTGCGCAACCGTATCGAATCACTCGAACAACTTGTACACCACTTTCTCAAGCGTGCCAGCAAGCGACTCAACAAGGAGATTGCCGGGATCGACGAGCGGGCCATTCAGGCCATGTTTCGCTACCCGTGGCCGGGGAATATCCGAGAACTGCAGAACATCATTGAGCGGGCAGCAGTTCTGACCCAAGACAACATCATCCGGTTTGAAAATCTGCCGGTCGCGCTGGCCGAACTTATTCGCACAGCGGAACGAAGCGACGAATACAGCGATTTACGTGATCAGGTAAAAAATCGCGCCGGACAGGCAGAAACCGAGCTTTTGAAACGCTGCCTGCTGGAATCGGGCGGCAACGTTACCAACGCCGCACAACGCGCCTCCATTCCGCGCCGCAGCTTCTATCGCATGCTCCAGCGCAGCGGCATCAACAGCGCTGATTTTCGAACCAAAAACGCATGA
- a CDS encoding ATP-binding cassette domain-containing protein: MEPLLEVTNLSKSFSVSATAFGGPKRRLQAVAGVSFALYRGETLGLVGESGCGKSTIGKLILRLLEPDSGEIRFAGQVLQTLSQRQMRPLRRELQMIFQDPFSSLNPRMRIGQILSEPLQIHRLGNGHLRTQVVDCLRTVGLDEEHYDRFPHEFSGGQRQRIGIARALITRPQLIIADEPVSALDISIQAQIINLLCDLQRRLKLTYLFIGHDLAVVRHVSDRIAVMYFGKIVELAATEALYTHPLHPYSEALLNAAPIPDPRQRGKRRILGGEIPSPVDPPSGCALSPRCPYARPLCVQVAPELEEVMPGRWTACHYSTEVGRFRRQDPTAPAD; encoded by the coding sequence ATGGAACCGCTACTCGAAGTCACCAACCTCAGCAAAAGCTTCAGTGTCTCCGCGACCGCCTTCGGCGGGCCAAAACGTCGCCTCCAGGCTGTTGCGGGGGTCTCTTTTGCGCTTTACCGCGGAGAAACGCTGGGGCTGGTCGGCGAATCGGGGTGCGGCAAATCGACGATCGGTAAATTGATTCTGCGCCTGCTTGAACCAGATAGCGGTGAAATCCGTTTCGCCGGTCAAGTGCTGCAAACCCTTTCGCAACGCCAGATGCGCCCGCTGCGGCGCGAACTGCAGATGATTTTTCAGGATCCATTTTCATCGCTGAATCCGCGCATGCGGATTGGCCAGATCCTCAGTGAACCGCTGCAAATCCACCGGCTGGGAAATGGTCATCTGCGCACTCAAGTGGTTGACTGCCTGCGTACCGTCGGCCTGGATGAGGAACATTATGACCGGTTTCCGCATGAATTTTCCGGTGGACAACGGCAACGAATCGGCATCGCCCGCGCGCTGATTACCCGCCCGCAGCTGATTATTGCCGACGAACCGGTTTCGGCGCTGGATATTTCGATTCAGGCGCAAATAATCAACCTGCTCTGCGACCTGCAACGCCGCTTAAAGCTGACCTATCTGTTTATCGGTCACGATCTGGCGGTCGTTCGTCATGTCAGTGATCGTATCGCGGTGATGTATTTTGGAAAAATTGTTGAATTGGCGGCCACCGAAGCACTCTACACGCATCCCCTGCACCCTTATAGCGAAGCACTCCTGAACGCCGCCCCGATCCCTGATCCGAGGCAACGCGGCAAGCGCCGGATTCTCGGCGGTGAGATTCCGTCACCCGTCGACCCGCCGAGTGGATGTGCCCTTTCTCCGCGCTGTCCCTATGCACGCCCCCTCTGCGTACAAGTTGCGCCGGAACTCGAAGAAGTCATGCCGGGACGCTGGACCGCATGTCACTACAGCACCGAGGTCGGGCGTTTCCGCCGTCAGGATCCGACTGCACCTGCGGACTGA
- a CDS encoding ABC transporter ATP-binding protein, whose product MSLLHINNLHTYFFTNGGLTKAVRGLDFTIDRGETLALVGESGCGKSITALSLLRLVPEPGRIVNGSISFDGENLLRIPLTEMQRIRGNRIAMIFQEPMTSLNPVLTIGDQIGEVLRLHIGLSRRDALDAAAELLQRVGIPAGRQRLREYPHQLSGGMRQRVMIAMALACDPELLIADEPTTALDVTIQAQIMELLDDLRRERNMATLLITHDLGLVAESADRVAIMYDGLIMETAPVEALFATPTHPYTRRLLACLPRLNETPDKLGTIDKPHRAAADGSATHSFLDLCPAPFAPRNNHVPLLREIAPRHLVRCWED is encoded by the coding sequence ATGTCGCTACTGCACATTAACAATCTGCATACCTATTTTTTCACCAACGGCGGCCTGACCAAGGCGGTGCGCGGACTTGACTTCACCATCGACCGGGGCGAAACGCTGGCCCTGGTCGGAGAATCGGGGTGCGGCAAATCGATCACCGCCCTCTCGTTGCTGCGCCTGGTTCCCGAACCGGGACGGATCGTCAACGGGTCCATCAGCTTCGACGGAGAGAACCTGCTGCGCATTCCGCTGACCGAAATGCAACGCATTCGTGGCAACCGCATCGCGATGATCTTTCAGGAACCGATGACCTCACTGAATCCGGTCCTGACCATCGGCGACCAGATTGGTGAGGTGCTGCGTCTCCATATCGGCCTGAGCCGTCGCGATGCGCTTGACGCGGCGGCGGAGCTGCTCCAGCGGGTCGGGATTCCGGCCGGACGTCAGCGCTTGCGCGAATATCCGCATCAGCTCTCCGGAGGGATGCGCCAGCGGGTGATGATCGCCATGGCCCTGGCCTGTGACCCGGAATTACTGATCGCCGACGAGCCGACCACGGCGCTTGATGTCACGATTCAGGCGCAAATCATGGAGCTGCTCGATGATCTGCGCAGGGAACGCAACATGGCGACGCTGCTGATCACGCATGATCTCGGTCTGGTTGCCGAAAGTGCTGACCGGGTGGCGATTATGTACGACGGACTGATTATGGAAACAGCTCCGGTTGAAGCATTGTTTGCCACCCCCACGCATCCTTACACGCGTCGACTGCTGGCGTGTTTACCCCGACTGAATGAAACTCCGGATAAACTGGGAACGATCGACAAACCGCACCGTGCAGCTGCCGACGGTAGCGCAACGCACAGCTTTCTCGATCTATGCCCCGCGCCTTTTGCTCCGCGCAACAATCACGTGCCGTTGCTGCGCGAAATTGCCCCGCGCCATCTGGTTCGTTGCTGGGAAGACTGA
- a CDS encoding PHP domain-containing protein has product MAGSKYIDLHLHSNCSDGIHPPETVVRMAADAGVSALAICDHDNIAACQTALTAGRAAGIDVLSGVELSVVHDGIVDIHLLGYGFDPQHPQLVARLNEFQQFRQHRNAQIVDNINNRLRDHGHEPLNFDDVVSRAGGALGRPHIGRELIERGYARSLEEAFQRYLVPCNVEKRFFQIDEAMALIHQAGGVAVLAHPAFIRIDDEYFRHLLDNCVALGLDGVECHFGGVIRQRIDWYITEARRRKLLVTGGSDYHGDAGKKIGFCGMGNLRIPYACYEEVVAALGR; this is encoded by the coding sequence ATGGCCGGTTCAAAATATATCGATCTACATCTTCACAGCAACTGCTCCGACGGCATTCATCCCCCGGAAACCGTTGTGCGCATGGCGGCGGACGCCGGTGTATCGGCGTTGGCGATTTGCGATCATGATAATATCGCTGCCTGCCAGACCGCGCTGACTGCCGGGCGCGCCGCCGGGATCGACGTCTTGTCCGGGGTCGAGCTGTCGGTTGTCCACGACGGCATTGTTGACATCCATCTGCTCGGCTACGGCTTCGACCCGCAACATCCGCAACTGGTTGCCAGGCTGAATGAATTTCAGCAATTTCGTCAGCACCGCAACGCGCAAATTGTTGACAATATCAATAACCGTCTGCGCGACCACGGTCACGAACCGCTCAATTTTGACGACGTTGTCTCCCGTGCCGGAGGGGCACTCGGTCGACCGCATATTGGCCGGGAGCTGATTGAGCGTGGTTATGCCCGATCGTTGGAGGAGGCATTTCAACGTTATCTGGTGCCCTGTAATGTCGAAAAACGGTTCTTTCAGATCGATGAAGCGATGGCCCTGATTCATCAGGCGGGGGGAGTGGCGGTGCTGGCGCATCCGGCTTTCATTCGAATTGATGATGAATACTTCCGGCACCTGCTCGACAATTGCGTTGCCCTCGGACTCGACGGCGTCGAATGCCATTTCGGCGGTGTCATCCGTCAGCGGATCGACTGGTACATTACCGAAGCACGGAGGCGCAAGCTGCTGGTGACCGGCGGGTCCGATTATCACGGCGACGCGGGCAAAAAGATCGGCTTTTGCGGGATGGGGAATCTGCGGATACCTTATGCGTGTTACGAGGAAGTCGTGGCGGCGTTGGGACGGTAA
- a CDS encoding class I SAM-dependent rRNA methyltransferase — protein sequence MPNTLHPLLIEWPACGQKLVKLQVSNSALAGLHRGHPWLYAERIKTESHAGRPGDLAVVFDSKRRFVAVGLYDPCSPIRMRALRIGKPGPINRAFFAERIARALERRLPLRHTDTDGYRMIHGESDGLPGLVIDRYAATAVVKLYTHAWLPHLGDCLDCLLEQQPLERIVLRLSRGLQQHPEELRGLADGQIIYGAPLTAPLTCRENGLLFEVDPIHGQKTGFFLDQRDNRAQVEQLAKGKRVLNAFSYSGGFSLAAARGGAREVTSLDQSGPALESARRNFALNAAVPTIAAAHHLTIEDDAFQAMAKLVRQGRQYDLVIIDPPAFAVRRSQVKEALSAYGHLAHLGVSLLTPGGDIVLASCSSPVTPEAFRQTMCDAAARAGRPLTRIIETGHALDHPLDFVESRYLKCLFAKV from the coding sequence ATGCCCAACACGCTGCACCCGTTACTCATCGAATGGCCCGCCTGCGGGCAAAAACTGGTCAAGCTCCAGGTGAGTAATTCCGCGCTGGCCGGACTGCATCGCGGCCACCCCTGGCTCTACGCGGAACGCATCAAAACCGAGAGTCACGCGGGGCGCCCCGGCGATCTGGCGGTGGTTTTCGACAGCAAACGACGCTTTGTTGCCGTGGGTCTCTACGACCCCTGCTCGCCGATCCGCATGCGCGCCCTGCGTATCGGTAAACCCGGCCCGATCAATCGGGCCTTCTTTGCCGAACGGATCGCCCGGGCACTTGAACGGCGGCTGCCGCTGCGGCACACCGACACCGACGGCTACCGGATGATTCACGGTGAAAGTGACGGGCTGCCGGGGCTGGTAATTGATCGCTACGCCGCAACCGCCGTGGTCAAGCTCTATACCCACGCCTGGCTGCCGCACCTCGGGGACTGTCTGGATTGTCTGCTGGAACAGCAGCCGCTGGAGCGGATCGTCCTGCGCCTGAGCCGGGGGCTGCAACAGCACCCGGAAGAACTGCGCGGACTGGCGGACGGGCAGATCATCTACGGCGCGCCGCTCACCGCCCCCCTCACCTGCCGTGAAAACGGGCTGCTCTTCGAGGTCGATCCGATCCACGGTCAGAAGACCGGCTTTTTTCTCGATCAGCGCGACAATCGCGCCCAGGTGGAGCAGCTTGCCAAAGGGAAGCGGGTGCTGAACGCCTTCTCCTACAGCGGCGGCTTCTCCCTCGCCGCTGCCCGCGGTGGTGCGCGGGAAGTCACCAGTCTCGATCAGAGCGGCCCGGCGCTGGAATCGGCGCGGCGCAATTTTGCTCTCAACGCCGCCGTCCCGACCATTGCGGCAGCGCACCATCTGACAATTGAGGATGACGCCTTCCAGGCGATGGCGAAACTGGTCAGACAGGGGCGGCAGTACGATCTGGTGATCATCGATCCCCCCGCCTTCGCGGTGCGCCGCTCCCAGGTCAAGGAGGCGCTCAGCGCTTACGGACACCTCGCCCACCTCGGCGTCAGCCTGCTCACCCCCGGCGGCGATATCGTCCTCGCCTCCTGCTCCAGTCCGGTCACCCCCGAGGCTTTCCGCCAAACCATGTGTGACGCCGCCGCCCGTGCCGGGCGTCCGCTGACCCGGATCATTGAAACCGGACACGCTCTCGATCACCCGCTCGATTTCGTCGAAAGTCGCTACCTCAAGTGTCTCTTTGCCAAAGTCTGA
- a CDS encoding Ig-like domain-containing protein codes for MLLNRFLALCAASLFVLSLFACGGGGGGGGGGGEDGDGDGAGDTTAPAVDRIFPPDTSTSIFTNVLVGVSFDEAGTMNETSIQNGFGVFAGTLGDTMTQVPGTITYDAATKTATFTSDNLYTAESYYWAGVYNSVADITGNTLGTDFGWSFSIGAGATNDTTAPAVVPPITPGDGDTNVPTTTNIQVVFNKEMYGVDLNAVTARLVDITDIASPTDVVLLYAYDNATMTLTMTPDQALATSHDYQISISDTVRSASGIAMGAPFGAVFTTTSSAPPPPPL; via the coding sequence ATGTTATTAAATCGTTTTTTGGCCTTGTGTGCGGCTTCCTTATTCGTTTTGAGCCTCTTCGCCTGTGGAGGTGGAGGTGGAGGTGGTGGAGGCGGTGGTGAGGATGGGGATGGGGATGGGGCAGGCGACACGACCGCTCCGGCTGTTGACAGAATTTTTCCGCCTGATACCAGTACATCTATTTTTACCAATGTGTTAGTCGGTGTTTCTTTTGACGAAGCAGGCACCATGAATGAAACCTCGATTCAGAATGGTTTCGGTGTGTTTGCGGGGACGCTTGGCGACACAATGACCCAGGTGCCAGGCACGATAACCTACGATGCAGCAACTAAAACAGCAACGTTCACCTCCGACAACCTCTATACTGCAGAGTCCTATTACTGGGCAGGGGTCTACAATAGTGTTGCCGATATTACAGGGAATACACTCGGGACCGATTTTGGCTGGAGTTTTTCAATTGGAGCCGGTGCTACAAACGACACGACAGCACCAGCGGTTGTCCCTCCGATAACGCCAGGAGATGGTGATACGAACGTCCCTACAACCACTAATATTCAGGTTGTATTTAACAAAGAGATGTACGGTGTTGACTTGAATGCGGTAACGGCTCGCTTGGTCGATATTACAGATATTGCCAGTCCGACGGATGTTGTTCTTCTGTATGCCTATGACAATGCGACAATGACTCTGACCATGACGCCTGATCAAGCACTGGCAACAAGTCACGATTATCAAATCAGCATCAGTGATACTGTCCGTAGTGCCAGCGGCATAGCTATGGGTGCCCCGTTTGGTGCGGTCTTTACTACTACATCTTCAGCACCGCCACCACCACCATTATAG